CCTGCTGCATCAGCAGTTCGAATCATCGTACCTAGATTACCAGGGTCTTGTACTGCATCAATAAATAAGTATGTCTTAGCCTCTTGGAGAACTGTTTCCGCTGCAGCTTTACGACAAACAGCGTATATTCCCTGCGGTGCTTCCGTGTCCGATAAAGAGTTGGAAATCTCCTCAGTCACCATTATCACTGGTGTTGAACCGGCATCCAAGCGCGGCGGTAAACCTGTTTTTTCTGAAACAATAATTTCTACTACCTGTTCACTTTGTTTAAGAACTTCCTCCACCAAATGAAAACCTTCTACTAAAAACGTGCCTGAGCGGTCCCGTTCTTTTTTTGTTAACAGTTTCTTCCACTGTTTAACTTGTGGATTTTGCACAGATTGAATGTATTTCAATGCCTATTCCCCTTTATAAAAACTTTTGATTTTTTCATTATATCTAAAATACATAATAAAACCAAAAATTGAAAAGAATAATCACGAAAGGAGTGGGCATTCATGAATTTAAATTTGCGCAATGCAGTTATTCACAATGTTTCCAATAACACGCAAGATCAATTAGAAGATACGATTGTTGATGCTATCCAAAGCGGGGAGGAAAAAATGCTCCCAGGCCTCGGCGTGTTGTTTGAAGTGATTTGGCAAAATTCATCTGAACAAGAAAGAAAAGAACTGCTGCAAACCCTTGAAAATGGATTGAAGCAATAAATTCCATCCTAGGCTGCCAATTTTTTATAAATCGGCGGCTTTTTTATTTTGTTATTTACATAACTAGGGGTATTTGCGAATGTATCCTAAAACCGCAAACTAAAAATCCTCGGTTAAAAGCCGAGGATTAATCCTTTTATTCGTAGGTAATTTTATCAACCGTTTCACGGTCCAACCGCTTGATGACTTCTACAATCAACTTAACAGCATTTTCAAAATCATCTCGGTGGAGCATGGCCGCATGGGAATGAATATAGCGGGTTGCAATGGTTATCGCAAGCGCTGGTACACCATTATGAGTTAATGAGATGGACCCCGCATCCGTTCCTCCTCCTGGAATGGACTCGAATTGATATGGAATACCAAGTTCATCTGCCGTGTCCGTTACTAGATCACGAAGGCCCTTATGAGCAACAAGAGAGGCATCATACACAACAATTTGCGGACCCTTCCCCATTTTGCTCATTGCTTCTTTTTCGGTTACCCCTGGTGTATCACCAGCAATTCCAACATCCACGGCAAAACCGATATCCGGTTCAATTTTATGTGTCGCAGTCTTGGCACCGCGTAGTCCCACTTCTTCCTGAACATTTCCAACACCATATACAACGTTAGGGTGTTCAACATCTTTTAACTGCTTCAACACCTCAATGGCGATGGCACAGCCAATACGGTTATCCCAAGCTTTTGCGAGTAGCATTTTTTCGTTATTCATGACAGTAAATTCAAAGTATGGGACCACCATATCGCCAGGGCGTACTCCCCACTCTTGGGCTTCTTCCCTGCTTGAAGCCCCGATATCAATAAACATATCCTTAATTTCAATCGGTTTCTTGCGGGCTTCAACTGATAAAATATGCGGCGGCTTGGAACCAATTACACCCGTTACATCGCCTTTTCTTGTAACGATGGTGACACGCTGAGCTAGCATTACCTGATTCCACCATCCTCCGACAGGCTGGAAGCGAAGGAAGCCTTTATCATCAATTTTCGTGATCATAAAACCCACTTCATCCAAGTGGCCGGCAACCATAATTTTAGGACCGTCCTCTTTTCCTACCTTCTTGGCAATTAAACTCCCGAGGTTATCGGTTGTTAGCTCATCGGCGAATGGTGCCACGTATTTTTTCATGACTTCGCGAACTTCCCGCTCATTTCCGGGAATTCCCTTTGCATCAGTTAATTCCTTCAGCATGGCTAATGTTTCATCTAACTTTGCCATCGTTTAGCCCCCTTTATGTATTCACCATTTATTATATCGAAACCGGGAGTTGTTTAACAAATTTAATAGTTGTTCTGTTGCCTTTGATAATTGACTTCGTTTTTAGCGAAATATGCTTGCTCCATTTCTTCATAAGTAATTCCCAGTACAGCAGCCAGCTGCAAATAGGATTCAAACATTTTCACATAATCCTCAAGCCTTTTGCTTGTTTGAAATATGCCCGTCTTTTCATATACCCTTAAAAATTGTTCAGTGGCATCAAGGCCTGCTGCGGTGTCAGGCACCTGCAAATCAATTTTAGTATAACCACATTCAATCCCAAGAGATAAAATAAAATGCACCCCATCAACAAATTCTTCGAGAATCACATTTTTGGTTGATGCAGGCTTGATACTCCAAAACTTGAAGCAGCGAGTTTCATTTGCAAGCTCTCCTAATTCCACCATCAAGGCAAGAACCTTCCTGTTAAATAAATCCTCTTCAAGTAGCTGGTGTTTTTCCTCAATATGCCGATCTAATGCACGCTGCATTTCGAATAGTTTTTTTAAATTCATATGTTTGTGACTCCTTTGTTAGAAAATGATTTTTATCAAAAGCAGTATATCAACGATTGCCAATATCGGAAATCCGATTATAAAAGAAAGATGCTTTGTTTTATGGCGGAATAGCCTCATTCCAAGAAATGTTCCAATTGCTCCGCCGAACACAGCTACGAGCCATAATGTTTTTTCCTGAATACGGTATTGATGCTTTTGAGCTCGTTTTTTATCCATACCCATTATATAAAATCCCCAAACGTTCATGATCAACATAGTCAATAACAGAATTTTCATTAATTCCTCCTCCATCTATAGAAAAAGCCATCCTCCAATAAGAGAATGGCATTATTTATAAATTACTTGTTAAATTGTTGTTTAGCAGCGTCTGCTAATTGAGTGAACGCACCTGCGTCGCTAACAGCTAGTTCAGCAAGCATTTTGCGGTTTACTTCGATCCCAGCAAGCTTCAAACCATGCATTAAACGGCTGTAAGAAAGACCGTTCATGCGTGCTGCAGCATTGATACGAGTGATCCAAAGTTTGCGGAAGTCGCGTTTTTTCTGGCGACGGTCACGAAATGCATATTGCAATGATTTCATAACCTGTTGGTTAGCAACTTTGTATAATGTATGTTTTGAACCGTAATAACCTTTAGCTAATTTAAGAATTTTTTTACGACGTTTGCGAGTAACTGTACCGCCTTTTACACGTGGCATGTAATTTCCCTCCTATAAAAATCGAACGAATCGAGATTATTTCATGTTAGTTAATAGTTGGCGAATACGTTTGAAATCGCCTTTTGAAACCATTCCTGACTTACGAAGTTTGCGTTTTGCTTTTGTTGATTTGTTCGCAAATAAGTGACTTGTATATGCGTGGTCACGTTTTAATTGACCAGTTCCAGTTTTCTTGAAACGCTTAGCAGCGCCGCGGTGAGTTTTCATTTTTGGCATTGGGATATCCTCCTTATTACTTTTCGTTTTTAGGTGCTAAAACGAGGAACATGCTCCGGCCATCCATTTTCGGATGGGATTCAATCGTTGCAACTTCCTTGCACTCGCCAGCAAAACGGTCTAAAACTTTCTGACCGATTTCTTTATGGGTAATCGCCCGGCCCTTGAATCGGATTGAAGCTTTTACCTTGTCGCCTTTTTCCAAAAACTTAATTGCATTTCGAAGCTTAGTATTAAAGTCATGCTCATCAATTGTTGGGCTTAGACGAACTTCTTTAGTAGTGATAATTTTTTGGTTCTTACGAGCTTCTTTTTCTTTCTTTTGCTGCTCGAATTTAAATTTGCCGTAATCCATAATTCGGGCTACCGGAGGTTTTGCATTTGCTGCTACAAGTACCAAATCAAGGTTTACTCTTGCAGCAATCTCCAGTGCTTCGTTTTTCGATTTAATTCCTAACTGTTCGCCGTTTTGGTCAATCAAGCGAACTTCCCGAGCACGAATACCCTCATTTACCAACATGTCTTTGCTAATAGTTAGCCACCTCCAAGTTTCATCATGAATACAACGTCAGGGTCAAGACAAATAGTAAGACATTCCCTTATCAAACCGTTAAGATGACACATGGCAAAATGAACAGGTTAAATAAGTTTTAGCAGTCTATTAAAAATGCACAATAAAAAAGCGCGGATGAAAACACCCACACTTTACGAAACATAAACATACATTTAAAAAGTTTACGTAAAACCTGCCAACTGCCAATCGCGTCAAATCAGGTGAGAAGCGGGTGCTTCTTCTTTTCCCAAATAATTCGTATTCAATTATTACCTTAGTAACTATATCATAAGCAAAGACGCTGTGTCAAATAAACTTTCTTAACAGCAACGAAATTTATTTTAACAAGAAACTGAAAATTATTCAATACTTATTTTTTAAAAAGGACCTGTTCGCTTCCGCCACTCAGGTGAATCATCAACAAGCAGCACTATAAATACCTAAAAAAGAAAAGGGAGTTCATCCTCCCTTTTCTTCAAATTAACCACGTTTTACTTCGGTTTTAAGTGCTGTTAAAAACTCGGCAAATGGCTTAGTTTCTGAGTTTTGTTCCCCATATTTACGAACATTAACTGCTTGATCAGCCACTTCCTTATCCCCTACAACAAGCATGTAAGGGATTTTTAGCATTTGTGCTTCACGGATTTTGTAGCCGATTTTTTCATCACGACCATCCAATTCAACACGGAAGCCTTCTGCTTTCAATTGTTCCTGAACCTTTCTCGCATATTCATAATGAGCATCAGGTGACACAGGGATAACTTGTACTTGGACAGGTGCAAGCCAGGATGGGAATGCTCCTTTGTATTCTTCAATTAAGTAAGCAACAAAGCGTTCCATTGTGGAAACAACCCCGCGGTGAATAACAACCGGACGGTGCTGCTTACCATCTTCGCCGACATATGTTAAATCAAAGCGTTCCGGTAACAAGAAATCCAATTGAACAGTGGATAGTGTTTCATCTTTTCCAAGCGCTGTTCTAACTTGAACATCCAGCTTAGGACCGTAGAAGGCCGCTTCGCCCTCCGCTTCAAAATAGGAAAGCCCCATTTCATCCATAGCCTCTTTCAACATGCTTTGAGCTTTTTCCCACATTGCATCATCATCAAAGTATTTTTCTGTATCCTGCGGGTCACGGTAGGATAAACGGAAAGAATAATCCTTAATTTCAAAGTCTTTATAGACTTCCATAATTAACTGAACAACTCTTTGGAATTCTTCTTTAATTTGGTCCGGCCGCACAAAGATATGAGCATCATTCAATGTCATACCACGGACACGCTGCAACCCAGATAAAGCACCTGACATTTCATAACGGTGCATCGTACCAAGCTCAGCAATACGAATCGGCAGCTCGCGATAGCTATGAATCGCGTTTTTGTACACCATCATATGATGCGGACAATTCATTGGACGAAGAACTAGCTGCTCATTATCCATATCCATTACCGGGAACATATCTTCATGATAATGATCCCAGTGACCGGAAGTTTTATAGAGATCAACACTTCCCATGATCGGTGTATACACGTGGTTATATCCCAGGCTAAGTTCCTTATCAACGATATAGCGCTCTACAATACGGCGAATCGTTGCTCCTTTTGGCAGCCAAAGAGGCAAACCTTGACCAATCAATTGTGAATTTGTAAAAAGACTTAATTCTTTTCCTAGCTTACGATGGTCGCGTTCTTTTGCCTCAGCAAGCAAACGTAAATGCTCAGCTAAGTCTTCTTTTTTGAAGAAAGCTGTGCCATAAATGCGTTGGAGCATTTTATTATCACTGTCTCCACGCCAATAAGCACCTGCAATGTTCAATAATTTAAATTCTTTAATTTTTCCTGTTGATGGCACATGAATCCCGCGGCATAGGTCAAAGAAGTCACCCTGCTCGTAAATCGTTACGGTTTCATCATCAGGAATTGCTTCAATAAGTTCTAGTTTATACGGATCGCCAACTTCTTTATAAAGCTGGACCGCTTCAGCCCTGCTGACTTCCTTGCGGACAACCTCAATATTTTCATTGACGATTTTCGCCATTTCTTTTTCAATCTTCGGCAAATCCTCAGGAGTGATCGATTCATCCAAATCTATATCGTAATAAAATCCGCCTTCAATAACGGGGCCAACACCAAGCTTAACATGTGGATACAGTCGTTTAATGGCCTGTGCCATTAAGTGTGCAGTACTGTGGCGAAGTACCTCCAATGCTTCAGGTGAATCAGGAGTCACGATTTCTATTGAACCATCCTCATTGAGCGGACGGCGAAGATCAACGAGTTTTCCATTTAGTTTTCCGGCAATCGCTTTTTTCTTTAGGCCCGGGCTAATGGACGCCGCAACATCTTCCGTTGTTGTTCCTTTTGGAAACTCCTTAATAGCTCCATCAGGAAACGAAAATTTTACAACGTCTGACATAATAAATTTCCTCCAATCTTTTGATAAAAATAAAAAACCCGTCCCTATAAAAAGGGACGAGTTATCATTAACACGTGGTTCCACCCAAATTTCCCATTTTTTAAGCTTAGCTAAAAAATGGCTTTAGGTCAGATAACGGCTGGTGCCGTCAACAATTACTTTCCTTCAACCATTCGAAAGGGTTCACTGTTGAAGTTTAAAGGCGGTAAGTAAATTTTTCGTGTTAGGAAGCTTTCAGCCATGACCTCCCTCTCTTTAAACCGTAAAAAAATACTCATGTCCTTATCATTACTTTTACTAATGATTTTACTGTGGCTGGCTTCAGCACATCATTCAAGCACTGCTGCCTAACTATGTACGTTATTATAATAATTAATTTTTAAAAAATCAAGTTCCTCCAGCCATATCATACAAATTAATTACTTCAATAATGAAAGATCTTTATGCTTGATTTTCGGAAGAATCCAAATTCTCCTGAATGTATTTCAAGTGACGGAGAGCGCTATGCGTTTTGATGATTACTCTTTCCTCAAAAATATTTTTTATCGTCCGGACTAAAGGTGCTTCATCATTATTCGTATATAGAAAAATCTTTTTTGGCGCAAGTGAAAGTAGCGGTGCAATCGTGGAGGAATCAACATAAACCGGATGGTTCACCAGCAATTTACGATCAATCATTTTCGTTAAGTCACTTCTTTTGATTTCTTCCATCCACTCATCATAAAAGGTAATTTCCTCATCAAACAATAAATGCATTGTCTCGATTTTAGGTTCACGATTCGCTAAAAAGTCGCGAAGCATGTAGATGAACATCTGATACTCCTGCTCCAGTTTAAATTCATCAATGGCTACTTCAACATAATTTTCTAAGTACTTCATATAATCACGCAGCCGAAATTTCAAAAATGAATCAAAGGAAAAGGAAATATTATCCTGCAGAACATGGTGAATGGCTTCTCTAATAAACGGTTCGTTATTTGTATTTTTCAAAAAAACGGTTAAATCCTCTCTTTGCCCCTCTAGAATCGAATGAAGAATTTCTAAAATTTGTTGTTGCTCTTCCAGATCCTCATAAAAGAACTGGTTCCTGATAATTTCCCGAAACCAATCTTCCCGTTTCACTTCAATAATAAAGGCATATATTGCCTGCTTCACCCGATTGTAAAAATCTGCGGAAAGTGAGCCGGCAAGTACCTTCACCATTTTCTGGTCTTCATGTAAAAGTATTTCCTCATTCGCTGCATCCATATTTAAACACTTCAATAAGTGATGATAAAACATGATCGCATCTGTCCTGCTCTGGAAAATGATTTCCGCCAACCAAATCCCCCCTTTAACCCAATCCATGTTTTAATATATATGGAGGACTTGGCCAAAATAGAAGTTTAGCAGCAAAAGGATTACCAAAAAAAAGGATTGCCAACCAAAATCGTTGGCAATCCTATGGGTATCTAGCTTTAAATTAATTAAGATCGGCGGTTTGGGCCGCTGACAAGAACAGGTTCACTAAGTGAACGAATTCTTTCCATGATTCTCCGGGCTTTTACTTTTTCTTCTTCTCCTCGCTGACTGTACGCAAGGTGATGCTCAAGCTCGCCAAAGTCGAAATTGGAAGTGAAAAAGGTAGGCAGGCTTTCCAGCATTCTGAATTGTAAAATCGGCCCCAATACCTCATCCCTTGTCCAGCTTGAAACTGCTTCAGCCCCAATGTCATCAAGCATGAGGACCGGTTCTTTTTTCAACGCTTCGATTTTTTCGTTTAATGTTGAATCAGCGATCGAACTTTTTAATTCTCTAAACAGTTCAGGAACATAAACAATCATCGATGGAATTTGCTTTTTAGCAAGCCTGTTGGCAATAGCTCCTAATAAATAAGACTTTCCGACACCAAATTTTCCGTGAAAATATAATCCTTTTCCCTTTTTTCCCTGCTCATAATTCATTAAAAAAGAAACGGCTTTTTGAACTGCATCAATACGGGTTTCATCATGCTCAAATTCTTCAAAAGTAGCGGATAAAATTTCTTTAGGCACATATAAGCTTTTGATCATTTTTTCATTTCTGCGCTTTTCATCATCGATTATTTTTCTTGGGCAGCGATTATAAGTGACATCAATCGAATTTCGTGTAATCACCAATTCTGGATGGTAGCCCTTCATGATGTTAATACATTCCTCCAGATTTTTACATTGGTTGCATTCCTTGCTTTGATTGATATATTCGTAAAGCTTCCCTAGACTTCTCTCAATCATCTCATCGGAAATCGATTGCCGATTTTCACGGATAAAAGCTTGGATATCCGGATGTTTAAGCGTCTCTTGCCGCATTTTTTCGTATCTCTTTTGAAAATTTCCACTAGATGCCAACCGTTTTAAAGTATGATTGATATTTTCCATAAGTCACCGCCTATTCGTCAAGCGCCTTCAGCATTTCTTCAATTTCACGCTTTTTGGCCTCAAACTCCGTATTGTTTTCTATTTGTGTTGTTTCTGTCTTCTTTGGTGCTTCTTCATCAAACCAATCTGGAAGTAGT
Above is a genomic segment from Neobacillus endophyticus containing:
- a CDS encoding DUF1294 domain-containing protein; translated protein: MKILLLTMLIMNVWGFYIMGMDKKRAQKHQYRIQEKTLWLVAVFGGAIGTFLGMRLFRHKTKHLSFIIGFPILAIVDILLLIKIIF
- the thrS gene encoding threonine--tRNA ligase, whose product is MSDVVKFSFPDGAIKEFPKGTTTEDVAASISPGLKKKAIAGKLNGKLVDLRRPLNEDGSIEIVTPDSPEALEVLRHSTAHLMAQAIKRLYPHVKLGVGPVIEGGFYYDIDLDESITPEDLPKIEKEMAKIVNENIEVVRKEVSRAEAVQLYKEVGDPYKLELIEAIPDDETVTIYEQGDFFDLCRGIHVPSTGKIKEFKLLNIAGAYWRGDSDNKMLQRIYGTAFFKKEDLAEHLRLLAEAKERDHRKLGKELSLFTNSQLIGQGLPLWLPKGATIRRIVERYIVDKELSLGYNHVYTPIMGSVDLYKTSGHWDHYHEDMFPVMDMDNEQLVLRPMNCPHHMMVYKNAIHSYRELPIRIAELGTMHRYEMSGALSGLQRVRGMTLNDAHIFVRPDQIKEEFQRVVQLIMEVYKDFEIKDYSFRLSYRDPQDTEKYFDDDAMWEKAQSMLKEAMDEMGLSYFEAEGEAAFYGPKLDVQVRTALGKDETLSTVQLDFLLPERFDLTYVGEDGKQHRPVVIHRGVVSTMERFVAYLIEEYKGAFPSWLAPVQVQVIPVSPDAHYEYARKVQEQLKAEGFRVELDGRDEKIGYKIREAQMLKIPYMLVVGDKEVADQAVNVRKYGEQNSETKPFAEFLTALKTEVKRG
- the rplT gene encoding 50S ribosomal protein L20 — translated: MPRVKGGTVTRKRRKKILKLAKGYYGSKHTLYKVANQQVMKSLQYAFRDRRQKKRDFRKLWITRINAAARMNGLSYSRLMHGLKLAGIEVNRKMLAELAVSDAGAFTQLADAAKQQFNK
- the rpmI gene encoding 50S ribosomal protein L35, with protein sequence MPKMKTHRGAAKRFKKTGTGQLKRDHAYTSHLFANKSTKAKRKLRKSGMVSKGDFKRIRQLLTNMK
- the sspI gene encoding small acid-soluble spore protein SspI — protein: MNLNLRNAVIHNVSNNTQDQLEDTIVDAIQSGEEKMLPGLGVLFEVIWQNSSEQERKELLQTLENGLKQ
- a CDS encoding M42 family metallopeptidase, producing MAKLDETLAMLKELTDAKGIPGNEREVREVMKKYVAPFADELTTDNLGSLIAKKVGKEDGPKIMVAGHLDEVGFMITKIDDKGFLRFQPVGGWWNQVMLAQRVTIVTRKGDVTGVIGSKPPHILSVEARKKPIEIKDMFIDIGASSREEAQEWGVRPGDMVVPYFEFTVMNNEKMLLAKAWDNRIGCAIAIEVLKQLKDVEHPNVVYGVGNVQEEVGLRGAKTATHKIEPDIGFAVDVGIAGDTPGVTEKEAMSKMGKGPQIVVYDASLVAHKGLRDLVTDTADELGIPYQFESIPGGGTDAGSISLTHNGVPALAITIATRYIHSHAAMLHRDDFENAVKLIVEVIKRLDRETVDKITYE
- a CDS encoding dUTP diphosphatase, with product MNLKKLFEMQRALDRHIEEKHQLLEEDLFNRKVLALMVELGELANETRCFKFWSIKPASTKNVILEEFVDGVHFILSLGIECGYTKIDLQVPDTAAGLDATEQFLRVYEKTGIFQTSKRLEDYVKMFESYLQLAAVLGITYEEMEQAYFAKNEVNYQRQQNNY
- the dnaI gene encoding primosomal protein DnaI, with the translated sequence MENINHTLKRLASSGNFQKRYEKMRQETLKHPDIQAFIRENRQSISDEMIERSLGKLYEYINQSKECNQCKNLEECINIMKGYHPELVITRNSIDVTYNRCPRKIIDDEKRRNEKMIKSLYVPKEILSATFEEFEHDETRIDAVQKAVSFLMNYEQGKKGKGLYFHGKFGVGKSYLLGAIANRLAKKQIPSMIVYVPELFRELKSSIADSTLNEKIEALKKEPVLMLDDIGAEAVSSWTRDEVLGPILQFRMLESLPTFFTSNFDFGELEHHLAYSQRGEEEKVKARRIMERIRSLSEPVLVSGPNRRS
- the infC gene encoding translation initiation factor IF-3; amino-acid sequence: MLVNEGIRAREVRLIDQNGEQLGIKSKNEALEIAARVNLDLVLVAANAKPPVARIMDYGKFKFEQQKKEKEARKNQKIITTKEVRLSPTIDEHDFNTKLRNAIKFLEKGDKVKASIRFKGRAITHKEIGQKVLDRFAGECKEVATIESHPKMDGRSMFLVLAPKNEK
- the ytxC gene encoding putative sporulation protein YtxC; translation: MAEIIFQSRTDAIMFYHHLLKCLNMDAANEEILLHEDQKMVKVLAGSLSADFYNRVKQAIYAFIIEVKREDWFREIIRNQFFYEDLEEQQQILEILHSILEGQREDLTVFLKNTNNEPFIREAIHHVLQDNISFSFDSFLKFRLRDYMKYLENYVEVAIDEFKLEQEYQMFIYMLRDFLANREPKIETMHLLFDEEITFYDEWMEEIKRSDLTKMIDRKLLVNHPVYVDSSTIAPLLSLAPKKIFLYTNNDEAPLVRTIKNIFEERVIIKTHSALRHLKYIQENLDSSENQA
- a CDS encoding TrmH family RNA methyltransferase, whose protein sequence is MKYIQSVQNPQVKQWKKLLTKKERDRSGTFLVEGFHLVEEVLKQSEQVVEIIVSEKTGLPPRLDAGSTPVIMVTEEISNSLSDTEAPQGIYAVCRKAAAETVLQEAKTYLFIDAVQDPGNLGTMIRTADAAGMDAVIVGRGSVDIYNSKVLRSAQGSHFHLPIVNGDLSEWTAKLAEKNIPVYGTALEGASVYTEILSEDSFALIVGNEGNGVSNELLRKTTANLYIPIFGKSESLNVAVATGILLYYLKK